In a single window of the Fusarium falciforme chromosome 3, complete sequence genome:
- a CDS encoding Zn(2)-C6 fungal-type domain-containing protein — protein MSPTTMILDKVDQLTADKSPCPRVRPRPEGRSRRRHHKSRSGCRPCKGRRVKCDEAHPACNNCTRREVACEYFDTWRCLIDRPGESPKILPRLDQSRDGSTVSPAPSTQTDSSGIPSSLAPSQNLFPEDVGAPEDRLLDLRLFCHYLEMTTRSTDVQMSWAFWIVQEASRSPPVMDALLGFSAFHLRRHHKHDEALRDASHRFMARAIRRHREQLRAGFNDTNAASIVATCALVTFHSSVNHSLLSPDDGGHRLPVHWFRSFHMTMQVIRMARFFSSDSDLCRRLAGIDRLQHEIMEREVGGKFNFLLEYIDPLGPSDEESLLAYGQTVALLSSFYCNLEHATPLLFFITVSPRYVDLLAAKDPRALAILGYFFMLVKKSRQFWWLDGAPESEFATVMALLPHRWRQVMDWAVLEFAQQESSA, from the exons ATGtctccgacgacgatgattcTGGATAAAGTCGACCAGCTAACAGCCGACAAGAGCCCATGTCCCCGGGTCCGGCCCCGTCCCGAGGGCCGATCGCGCCGGCGACATCACAAATCCAGAAGTGGCTGCCGGCCCTGTAAAGGCCGCCGGGTAAAG TGCGACGAGGCCCATCCCGCCTGTAATAACTGCACCAGGAGGGAAGTCGCTTGTGAATATTTTGACACCTGGCGCTGCTTGATCGATCGCCCGGGCGAATCACCCAAGATTCTCCCTCGACTAGACCAGAGCCGAGATGGATCTACAGTGTCACCGGCGCCCTCGACACAGACCGATTCCTCGGGGATCCCCAGCAGCTTAGCGCCATCGCAAAATCTCTTCCCCGAGGACGTTGGGGCCCCGGAAGACCGCTTGCTGGATCTCCGTCTCTTCTGCCACTATCTGGAGATGACGACACGGTCGACAGACGTGCAAATGTCCTGGGCTTTCTGGATAGTGCAAGAAGCATCACGATCACCGCCCGTCATGGACGCTCTCCTCGGTTTTTCAGCCTTCCATCTGCGACGTCACCACAAGCACGATGAGGCTCTGCGTGACGCCTCTCACAGGTTTATGGCTCGCGCGATACGACGCCACAGAGAGCAGCTCAGGGCGGGATTTAACGACACCAACGCTGCGAGCATCGTCGCGACCTGCGCCTTGGTGACTTTCCACTCAAGCGTGAACCATTCATTGCTAAGTCCAGATGATGGCGGCCACCGCCTACCTGTTCACTGGTTCCGCTCATTTCACATGACGATGCAAGTCATTCGGATGGCACGTTTCTTCAGCTCAGACTCGGACCTCTGCCGAAGACTTGCAGGGATTGACAGGCTCCAGCACGAGATTATGGAAAGGGAAGTCGGTGGCAAGTTCAACTTTCTCCTTGAATATATTGATCCGCTGGGTCCCTCAGACGAGGAATCTCTGCTGGCCTATGGCCAGACTGTGGCTTTGCTCTCGTCATTCTACTGCAACTTGGAGCATGCAACGCCcctgctcttcttcatcactGTGTCGCCTCGATACGTTGACCTCTTGGCGGCCAAGGACCCCAGAGCGTTGGCCATCCTAGGATACTTTTTCATGCTTGTAAAAAAGAGTCGACAATTCTGGTGGTTAGACGGAGCCCCCGAGTCCGAGTTTGCTACCGTTATGGCATTATTGCCGCATCGATGGAGGCAGGTGATGGATTGGGCAGTGCTGGAATTTGCCCAGCAAGAGTCGTCGGCTTAG
- a CDS encoding Alcohol dehydrogenase, whose amino-acid sequence MAMEMLAITAPTYTDPSRYELSSVPRPTATEKTDVVIRVHAASINPVDVKKAAGVFKSAVEEKFPYQIGYDASGVVVDIGEDVKGLKVGDEVYTRLPEIGRGSWSEYAKCAERYVSLKPKNLSFSDAASLPLAGVTALQVLRKYNGSLEGKTVFIPAGLSGTGTFACQLAKNIFRAGKVITTVSTSKIPKVAKLLGEGVVDQVIDYTKHDPTEIIPQHSVDFLFDTTGQSMQFLSLMVPSTSMIVSISTKPSAATLQESSVMQRPDNPRIPLFGRMYLDAGDTLRKLRARRWGVTYMYWFLDPNAEDLDTITGYVEEGKLLPVVGARVDMRDIKKVREACQLTYEGKGGLGKTVFEVIRD is encoded by the exons ATGGCAATGGAAATGCTCGCCATCACAGCGCCGACTTACACTGACCCATCTCGGTATGAGCTCTCTAGTGTGCCTCGACCTACGGCCACGGAGAAGACGGACGTGGTTATACGAGTTCATGCAGCGAGCATTAATCCTGTGGATGTGAAGAAGGCTGCCGGTGTGTTTAAGTCGGCAGTAGAGGAAAA GTTTCCATATCAGATTGGATACGATGCCTCAGGTGTAGTTGTGGATATAGGGGAAGATGTGAAAGGCTTGAAAGTTGGCGATGAGGTTTACACGCGCTTGCCGGAAATCGGCCGAG GTTCATGGAGCGAGTATGCCAAATGTGCAGAGCGCTACGTATCTCTCAAGCCCAAGAATCTCTCCTTCAGTGATGCTGCATCGTTGCCGCTCGCCGGCGTCACGGCGCTGCAGGTACTTAGGAAGTATAATGGCTCACTAGAAGGAAAGACAGTGTTCATACCCGCCGGTT TGAGCGGGACGGGAACATTTGCGTGCCAACTTGCCAAGAACATTTTCCGCGCCGGCAAAGTCATAACTACGGTTTCAACGTCCAAGATTCCAAAAGTCGCAAAGCTTCTCGGCGAAGGCGTCGTAGACCAGG TGATTGATTACACAAAACATGATCCCACTGAGATCATCCCCCAACATTCCGTCGACTTTCTATTTGACACAACTGGCCAATCTATGCAGTTCCTCTCCCTGATGGTTCCCTCCACAAGCATGATTGTATCCATTTCCACGAAACCATCCGCCGCAACCCTGCAGGAGTCGTCTGTCATGCAACGACCTGACAATCCTCGCATCCCGTTATTCGGGCGCATGTACCTCGACGCGGGCGATACGCTGCGTAAACTACGAGCACGTCGCTGGGGCGTCACATATATGTATTGGTTCCTTGATCCAAACGCGGAGGACCTAGATACAATTACGGGGTatgttgaagaagggaagCTATTGCCAGTGGTGGGTGCGAGGGTGGACATGAGGGATATCAAAAAGGTGCGGGAGGCATGCCAGTTAACTTATGAGGGGAAGGGAGGCCTAGGCAAGACTGTGTTTGAGGTTATCCGAGACTAA
- a CDS encoding PNPLA domain-containing protein produces the protein MLTASELEELPVLPGDTTVEFPAGTYAVPCYKKKELEGTGPEIEDTIWFHTQPLDAHTIERIHSLRLVAESRDQGYCDDELAGNWTWFEIAILKNKYSKQPRIKDGIKLVWDSHKNRFLTNKYDWEEGVEFTKDHDIFRLLEDGNCIAVRLCARFAGWKIKARAGYLVLDIAAPLARDPLEFGQTKETVLSIQEVFQEVNGSILPDSMQISTPPKELLFRAEMLTSAGEKPLRVLSLDGGGVRGVAALMHLDAVMKKLAPGKKPCEVFDLIGGTSTGGFIAIMLGRLQMSVKDCLDSYRKFMNIVFSAKRWTKASLIATGSKWDASALERCIKDLVREQLGRNPDEVLLLDEESAKTCKVYDNGSFVMATKRDGANNQAPMVFRSYENPLEKSALPGIKLWEAARATSAAPMYFAPLKVDGHEFLDGGLQANNPLGWLWNEILSVFGPARSTNCFLSIGTGIPAAKSVGDVRNVAGFAESIAGIATNSDITNILFRSLINAFAPRPMGKKYWRFNVGDGLPDYVEEDGVWKWKMLGQRVEEDIGELDDVKAIDRTVTNAEKYILEPGAQKMIEECANALREEL, from the exons ATGCTTACCGCCTCCGAGTTGGAAGAACTCCCCGTTCTCCCCGGCGACACCACTGTTGAGTTTCCTGCGGGAACCTACGCCGTCCCCTgctacaagaagaaggaactTGAGGGTACTGGTCCCGAGATTGAAGATACCATCTGGTTCCATACACAG CCCCTCGATGCACACACCATCGAGCGAATTCACAGCCTCAGGCTGGTAGCCGAGTCCCGTGACCAAGGTTACTGCGATGACGAGCTTGCCGGCAATTGGACTTGGTTCGAGATTGCCATCCTCAAAAATAAGTACTCGAAGCAGCCTAGAATCAAGGACGGCATCAAGCTTGTTTGGGACAGTCACAAGAATCGCTTCCTAACCAACAAGTATGACTGG GAGGAGGGTGTCGAGTTTACCAAGGATCATGACATTTTCCGACTTCTCGAG GATGGCAACTGCATCGCAGTTCGTCTATGTGCCCGTTTCGCGGGTTGGAAAATCAAGGCCCGAGCGGGCTATCTGGTCCTCGACATTGCTGCGCCGCTTGCTCGAGATCCCCTCGAGTTTGGCCAGACAAAGGAGACGGTCCTCAGTATCCAGGAGGTCTTCCAGGAGGTGAACGGCAGCATCCTCCCGGACTCTATGCAAATATCTACGCCTCCCAAGGAGCTTCTGTTCCGTGCTGAGATGTTGACGTCAGCCGGTGAAAAGCCCCTGCGTGTTTTGTCACTAG ATGGTGGCGGTGTTCGCGGTGTTGCGGCCCTGATGCATCTCGATGCTGTCATGAAGAAGCTTGCTCCAGGCAAGAAGCCATGCGAGGTGTTTGACCTGATCGGCGGTACTAGCACGGGAGG cttcatcgccatcatgctTGGACGTCTGCAAATGTCAGTCAAAGACTGTCTTGATAGCTACCGAAAGTTCATGAACATTGTCTTCTCTGCCAAGCGGTGGACAAAGGCCAGTCTGATAGCCACCGGCTCCAAATGGGACGCCAGCGCTCTAGAAAGGTGCATCAAGGATCTTGTGCGGGAGCAGCTCGGTCGAAACCCTGACGAagtgcttctccttgatgaggagTCTGCAAAGACCTGCAAGGT GTATGATAATGGTAGCTTCGTCATGGCCACCAAGAGAGATGGCGCAAACAACCAAGCACCCATGGTGTTCCGTTCCTACGAGAACCCTCTGGAAAAGTCGGCTCTTCCAGGAATCAAGCTGTGGGAGGCGGCTCGCGCAACTTCTGCCGCTCCCATGTATTTTGCTCCCCTGAAGGTCGATGGCCACGAGTTCCTTGATGGTGGGCTCCAAGCCAACAACCCCCTTGGATG GTTGTGGAACGAGATCCTCAGTGTCTTTGGCCCTGCTCGCTCAACAAACTGCTTCCTCAGCATCGGAACCGGCATCCCAGCAGCCAAATCAGTCGGCGATGTGCGCAACGTGGCAGGCTTCGCCGAGAGCATCGCCGGCATCGCCACCAACAGCGACATCACAAACATTCTCTTCCGCTCGCTCATCAACGCCTTTGCTCCCAGGCCGATGGGCAAGAAGTACTGGAGGTTCAACGTCGGCGACGGACTTCCCGACTACGTCGAAGAGGATGGCGTGTGGAAGTGGAAGATGCTTGGACAGCGGGTTGAGGAGGATATTGGAGAATTGGACGACGTCAAGGCTATTGACCGGACTGTGACCAACGCAGAAAAGTACATCTTGGAGCCTGGTGCGCAGAAGATGATTGAGGAGTGCGCCAACGCCTTGCGGGAGGAGCTCTAA